The Montipora capricornis isolate CH-2021 chromosome 6, ASM3666992v2, whole genome shotgun sequence genome has a window encoding:
- the LOC138051198 gene encoding protein RCC2 homolog, translating into MSNPDSPPKKRKGELENCEEENSKKSKIECRSETHESQQGQANIEDAHLTDEILADSTSEVAKEDDRDQSSPEPVHSCGKLLICGGTNWDMVGRKEVPKSGANAGGPNLWEPHSISSLSSIRVQHVASGPSACHSIIICEGGTVMSFGRNDKGQLGHGDTIRCDKPKVIESLKTYTFMQASCGKAHTLLLSDEGILFGFGDNKSAQLGQGHQKAVVTKPVQIIHPGNKKIIKSACGAEFSMFIDENNLLYSFGRPEHGQLGHNTDGQHFISANKLAFNCEVLPRHVAVYVEKTKDGFTHIIDDVKIVDVSCGVNHTIARDFKDRLFTWGFGGYGRLGHHQPKDELVPRLVGFFKDKSISSIHAGATYSMAVSGGQLYFWGQTKSTGDATMYPKPVRDMCGWDVRSVGCSKSSIVLAADDSVVSWGPSPTYGELGYGLKKGGQKSSTNPKIVEPLEGIYIQEVTCGYGHTLFIARDQEKDLPLLNKLPVYDPDKALG; encoded by the exons ATGTCGAATCCGGACTCGCCGCCGAAGAAAAGAAAGGGAGAGTTGGAAAATTGCGAAGAAGAAAATTCGAAGAAATCGAAGATAGAGTGTAGATCGGAAACGCACGAATCGCAACAGGGTCAAGCAAATATTGAAGATGCACACTTAACAGACGAAATCTTAGCCGACTCCACTTCCGAGGTAGCCAAAGAAGACGACAGAGACCAG TCCAGTCCAGAACCTGTTCACTCATGTGGCAAGCTTCTGATTTGCGGTGGAACCAATTGGGACATGGTTGGACGAAAGGAAGTCCCCAAATCGGGAG CTAACGCTGGAGGACCTAACCTTTGGGAGCCTCACAGCATATCATCACTTAGCAGCATAAGAGTTCAACATGTGGCTTCAGGACCCAGTGCATGTCACAGCATTATCATTTGTGAAGGAGGAACCGTCATGAGTTTTG GGCGAAATGACAAAGGTCAGCTTGGCCATGGGGATACAATCCGTTGTGACAAGCCAAAGGTCATAGAGAGTTTGAAGACCTATACCTTCATGCAAGCTAGCTGTGGCAAAGCACACACATTGCTGCTTTCAG ATGAAGGTATCCTGTTTGGCTTTGGAGACAACAAGTCAGCACAGCTGGGACAAGGTCATCAAAAAGCTGTCGTTACAAAACCTGTGCAG ATTATACATCCTGGAAACAAGAAGATCATCAAGTCAGCTTGCGGCGCTGAATTCAGCATGTTTATTGACGAAAATAATCTCCTGTACTCGTTCGGTAGGCCCGAGCACGGGCAGTTGGGACATAACACTGATGGCCAACACTTTATTTCGGCAAATAAACTGGCGTTTAATTGTGAAGTTCTTCCACGGCATGTTGCAGTTTAtgtggaaaaaacaaaagatggcTTCACACACATCATAGATGATGTCAAAATAGTGGATGTATCTTGTGGTGTTAACCATACG ATTGCCCGAGACTTTAAAGACAGGCTATTTACATGGGGATTCGGCGGGTATGGTCGTCTTGGTCACCATCAGCCGAAAGATGAACTCGTTCCAAGACTTGTCGGCTTTTTCAAGGACAAAA GTATTTCTTCGATTCACGCCGGAGCAACTTACAGCATGGCTGTGAGTGGAGGACAGCTGTATTTctggggacaaacaaagagtactgGGGATGCTACAATGTATCCCAAACCGGTACGAGACATGTGTGGATGGGATGTGCGCAGTGTGGGATGCTC AAAATCAAGCATTGTTCTTGCGGCAGACGATAGCGTTGTTAGTTGGGGACCTAGTCCAACATACGGTGAATTG ggTTACGGGTTGAAAAAGGGCGGCCAAAAGTCGTCCACTAACCCCAAGATAGTGGAACCATTGGAAGGAATTTACATACAGGAGGTCACGTGTGGATATGGCCACACCCTGTTCATAGCACGTGACCAGGAGAAAGATTTACCGCTGCTCAACAAGCTACCCGTTTATGATCCAGACAAG GCTTTGGGTTAA
- the LOC138051197 gene encoding methylenetetrahydrofolate reductase (NADPH)-like encodes MAQNLGEKEGKPHRLIDIIQQKREKNEHFFSLEFYPPKTFNGATNLMAIIGRLNEHCTPLFCGITWKPSQEPLSDKCQQEPSTLVVSAAAIDLYGQNIMIHIPSSNATKSQVVEHLKRAKEFGIGSVLAVRGGPEEDSGNKGEGFAFTVDLVKFIKSEFGDHFTLGVVGYLASSDVQSYEEDLKHLKEEVDAGADLIITQMFFEVETFFKFAEDCQRYGISVPIIPAIFPIQDFHSLRQLKRSSRVDIPQWLLDLLTPMKDKSTQVMNYGINYAAEMCKELLESGHVHGLHLYTLNRETSVSEILKKLGMCQAVDERDSGMRKFPWMPCPALARRGQIEDVRPIFWTSRPRSYMIRTSNWDEFPNGRWGDSSAASFGELKDYHLVLLGTHESKASLLNMWGRELNSEQDVFEIFVCYLTGKENRYGYKVKELPWNQDELASETLPFVDKLAHINKHGILTINSQPNVNAVPSTDPVAGWGKPGGYIFQKAYLEFFTSEEIALCLYDVLKEYPSVNYHMVNFSGQEDATNANVYSSNAVTWGVFPGSEIIQPTVVDPIAFQFWKDEAFALWKHQWGSIYPEKSKSRDIIDTVHDTYYLINLVDNDYVAGNILFDILDVVLTKLGKLK; translated from the exons ATGGCACAAAATTTAGGTGAAAAAGAAGGAAAGCCTCACAGACTCATTGACATTATACAGCAGAAAAGGGAGAAGAATGAAcatttcttttccttggaaTTCTATCCACCAAAGACCTTCAATGGAGCAACAAATCTGATGGCTATCATTGGAAGACTTAATGAACACTGCACTCCCTTGTTCTGTGGCATTACCTGGAAGCCGTCTCAGGAGCCCTTGTCAGACAAATGCCAGCAAGAACCTAGCACTTTGGTAGTTTCTGCAGCTGCAATAGATCTGTATGGACAAAATATAATGATCCACATTCCATCCAGTAATGCAACAAAGAGTCAAGTCGTCGAGCATCTAAAACGTGCCAAGGAGTTCGGAATTGGCAGTGTGTTGGCTGTTAGAGGAG GACCAGAGGAAGATAGTGGGAACAAAGGAGAGGGATTTGCATTCACAGTGGACCTGGTTAAATTCATTAAAAGTGAATTTGGAGACCATTTTACATTAGGAGTAGTCG GATATTTAGCCTCCTCTGATGTTCAAAGTTACGAAGAAGATCTTAAGCATCTCAAAGAGGAAGTAGATGCTGGCGCTGATCTCATCATCACGCAGATGTTTTTTGAAGTggaaacatttttcaagtttgcgGAAGATTGCCAAAGATACGGAATTAGTGTTCCAATCATCCCTGCGATCTTTCCAATACAG GATTTCCATTCTTTGCGTCAGTTAAAGCGTTCATCTCGAGTGGACATCCCTCAATGGCTTTTGGATCTTTTGACTCCAATGAAAGACAAGAGCACGCAGGTCATGAATTACGGCATTAACTACGCTGCAGAGATGTGTAAAGAACTTCTTGAAAGCGGACATGTTCATGGATTGCATTTGTACACTTTAAATCGCGAGACGTCTGTTTCAGAAATTCTGAAAAAACTTGGCATGTGTCAGGCGGTCGACGAACGAGATTCGGGCATGCGCAAATTCCCCTGGATGCCATGTCCCGCTCTGGCGAGGCGAGGTCAAATTGAAGATGTGCGACCGATTTTTTGGACGTCCAGACCTCGTAGTTATATGATACGCACTTCAAACTGGGACGAGTTTCCGAATGGAAGATGGGGCGATTCAAGCGCTGCTTCGTTTGGAGAATTAAAAGACTATCATTTAGTTCTGCTTGGAACACACGAGAGCAAGGCCTCCTTGTTGAACATGTGGGGGCGTGAACTAAATAGCGAAcaagatgtttttgaaatttttgtATGCTATTTAACGGGAAAGGAGAACAGATATGGATACAag GTGAAGGAACTGCCTTGGAATCAAGATGAACTAGCGTCAGAGACATTGCCGTTTGTGGACAAACTTGCTCATATCAACAAACATGGCATTCTTACAATAAACAGTCAGCCTAATGTGAATGCAGTACCGTCGACTGACCCAGTAGCAGGATGGGGAAAGCCTGGAGGATACATCTTTCAGAAG GCGTATTTGGAGTTTTTCACGAGCGAGGAAATAGCCTTATGCCTTTACGATGTCCTAAAGGAATATCCTTCAGTCAACTATCACATGGTGAATTTCTCG GGTCAGGAAGATGCGACAAACGCAAATGTGTATTCGTCTAATGCTGTCACGTGGGGCGTGTTTCCGGGATCAGAGATCATTCAACCAACTGTTGTGGATCCTATCGCTTTTCAGTTTTGGAAG GATGAAGCTTTTGCGTTATGGAAGCATCAGTGGGGAAGCATTTATCCTGAAAAATCAAAGTCACGCGACATAATCGACACCGTTCATGATACCTACTACCTTATTAACCTCGTGGATAATGATTACGTGGCTGGAAATATATTGTTTGATATTCTTGATGTTGTCTTGACAAAATTAGGAAAATTGAAGTGA